The stretch of DNA cactcggttcaactaaagttggagaaactgtcacccgcaagccacctatgtgcaaagcacgtcgggagaaccggtctcgcgtaagcgtacgcgtaatgtcggtccgggccgcttcgtccgacaataccgccgaaccaaagtatgacatgctggtaagcagtatgacttatatcgcccacaactcacttgtgttctactcgtgcatataacatcaacatataaaacctaggctcggatgccactgttggggaacgtagtaatttcaaaaaaattcctacgcacacgcaagatcatggtgatgcatagcaacgagagggggagagtgtgatctacgtacccttgtagatcgacaacggaagcgttaacttggttgatgtagtcgtacgtcttcacggcccgaccgatcaaacaccgaaactacggcacctccgagttctagcacacgttcagctcgatgacgatccctggactccgatccagcaaagtgtcggggaagagttctgtcagcacgacgacgtggtgacgatcttgatgcactaccgtcgcagggcttcgcctaagcaccgctacaatattatcgaggactatggcggaagggggcaccgcacacggctaagaatatgatcacgtggatcaccgaaacgggagttgcataatctcatagtcataggaacatgtataagtcatgaagaaagcaatagcaacatactaaacgatcgggtgctaagctaatggaatgggtcatgtcaatcagatcatttacctaatgatgtgatcccgttaatcaaataacaactctttgtttatggttaggaaatataaccatctttgattaacgagctagtcaagtagaggcatactagtgacactctgtttgtctatgtattcacacatgtattatgtttccggttaatacaattctagcatgaataataaacatttatcatgatataaagaaataaataataactttattattgcctctagggcatatttctttcaccGTGTATGGCAGGGTGCCATGTATCGCTCTGGATCTTCTTTCGCCTGCTCTAGGCCTTGGTCGATGCATTCGCGGTTCTTGTTATCTGTTTGGGTGTTCGGGTCTGTGACGCTGCCGTgtggctttatttataaagccGGGCCAAGGCCTTTTATCTAAAAAAAGGATTATGAGGTAAAACTGACAAGCTACGTACACCATGTTTAGTACCAATATTTAGTACTAGCAAAATTCAAGATTTAATCCATGCATGCCATATGATTTCTGATGAAATACCTTATTTAAACAAAACCATGAGCAAGGCCCCGAGAACAAAGTTGAGAAAAAGCCTGCAAAATAACATAATACTAATAAGCATATTTTGCTTAGAACAAAGGCTACTATGAAGTAACATTGGAGATCAACATTTAGCCATATGTATTTTCCTAAAAAATGTTAGATGCTGATGGCTCATTAGATAGGCGCCGATCCATAGGCTAGCTGTTGGATGGCGCTCTCGCGTTAAAGGCATGGTCCAGCCCACAAATTTCCATAGGATTTTTGAACAATTAAGACGCATAAATCTTTTGTTCTGTTGCCACCAGAGAGAACCAAAGGAAATGCCTACTAACAGTATTTCATTCTTTAATTTTCTGTCTCGGTGCCACTGATACATATAGATTACAAGCCATTAATTTAAGGGAGTGCCTAGGACTCaactagatgagatataatttggtctcattcacaTGAAAACAAAAACAGATAAAAATAATACTACAAACCAcatcagcacacacgcatcttatagtatcaatccaatggctataaaagtgAATGAGACATAACTAAAACTCaactagatgagttctagcaaagcCGTTAATTTAATTGATACTACTAGGATAATGAATCTTGCACTCAGGATCATATAAATAGATTGATAACGAGCTAAGAGATCGGTGTATAATATAAATAGATTGATAACGAACTAAGAGATCGGTGTCATAGAGTCTGACTCTCACAGACTCAGACTTGGTATGGATCTTGTCTTCTTCTCCTCAGTAGGGGAAGCCCATGTTCATCCCGGGCCCCTGCTGCACCATCTTCATCCCGGCGGCGACCCCCGGCGGCGGAGGCATCGCCATCCCAACAGGaaactccggcggcggcggcatcgCCATAGCCGCCTGCTGCATCTCCGTGTCGGCGGCGAACACTGGTTGCGGCTGCATCGCCATAATCATCTGCTGCATCTCCGTCCCGGCGCCAAAAACGGGCGATGGAGGAACCGACATATGCATCTGCTGCAAATCCACCCCGTAGGCCAAGCCCGGCGGCGGAGGCATTGCCATTGACATCTGGTGCATATGCATCCCGACGGCGAACCCCTGCGTCGAAGGCATCACCATCTGCATCTGTTGCATCCCCATCCCGGCGTTGccactgctgctgccaccaaaCTCAAAGGTGCTACAACCGAAGAGCTGCTGCTGTGGCGGCGGGGGCGCCTGCAGCATGCGGCTGACGTTCTGCGCCTCCAAGAGCACCTGGTATGCGCGGTCCGAGACGGCGGCCCGCGCCACCATCAGCTCGGCGGCGAAGGCCATCAGCTCCTCCTCCCCAATGTCGCCCAACTCGGGGTCGAGCCACACCGCAAATTGATCCCCCGCGGCGCGCTCCTTTGCCATGGCCTCCACCACGCGCCCTTTCCGCGCCTTCACCTCCTTCAACCGCGTGCGCAGCTCGCCGTGCAGCTGGTGCAGCTTCTTCAGCTcgtcgtcgtcggcggcggcgccCTGGACCAACGCGCCTCCCCCCGCCAGGAAGCGGTCGACGACGGCCTCGGCGGAGGGGTGCCCAAAGGAGAAGGCCTTTCCGCCGTCCGAGAAGGTGACGGCGGCCACCTGGGCGCCGCACATCACCGCCAGCTCGTTGGCCTTGTTAAACAGGCCCTGCCGGCGCTTGGCGAAGCATACCTGTCGGGCGCCCTTCTTCTCGATCCGCCGGATGGCGATCTTCGTCCGCCCATTGCCGGCCCTCCGCTTTGGCGCCGCCGCTCGCCCGACCATTGTTCCCTCGTCGCTCGCTCGGTGGCTcggagaaaggaaggggagaggAGGTAGATGTGTGTCTGGTTCTGGCTACGTCTTGGCCTCGGGGTCGTATGTGCTTATATATATAGCAGTGGTGAGAGGAGGATGACTGGATGAGGATCGAGGAATCGCTTGCCCTAACGTTGACAACTCATGATTGGCAAGGAGGTATTATTCGGTATTCTCTGCCTGTGAGCTGTCACGCGTATAAGCGTAAATTTACCAGCATGCTCCAGCATTTTATGGCCACGTTCGGCTGCGTGTTTTTATTAGGCAAGGGTTAAAGAATGAGTGCTAGGCCTGCTGTTGGGTGTAGCCAAGAACCTTGGCACAATTAGTTGCCTCACGTACGTACGTTTCTTTCCTTCTATTTCTTATTTCCTAAATCGCTTAATCGTGCAGTCGCACGATTCGGCGCGCACGAGCGCACGCCGCTCGATCTACAATGCGCGAGATCGCGACCGCCTGTTTGTAACGGTTCCAACCAGGGCATAGTGGTGGGCCCCGCCTCATTAATTCAGGCAAAACCGCTGCTCGCACGCTCTCCCCTTCCCTTTCCATTTGAAATCCTCTGCCCCTCCATTTTCGAAACGGCCTCTGCCCCTGCCTCTTCCTCTCCCGACGACGACCTGCAGGGGACTGCGGTCGTGGATTCGCCGGCGTGGGAGGCCGTTCGTcggcacggggcggcggcggctacagGCGGAGGTAGTCCCGCATCTCGTCCTTGCTTTTTTCCTGGTTTGGCTTGGTGAGGGCGAGGGCTAGGGTTTGGGTGAGGTGTCGGGGTGAGCACAGAGGGCGAGGAGGGCGGGCACGGGTTGTCCATGGCATCTGCGGGGCCTGTGCATTGCATCTACAACGGTCGTGTTTCTGTAGGGGGGTCGAGATCTGAATGTTGAGGTTGGCGATATGGTGAGGGAGGTTGGGGGTTGAGATCCCGTCGAGATTTAGGGTGTTTTCGGTGCTGTTTGAGCGCGTGGATCTACGAGGGGATTTGTATAGTCAGGCGACAATAGTTGCTCAATTATTGTCACATAGTTGCCATGATTTTGCGAAGCAGTTGCTGATTTTTGTCTCAGCCATCGGCGACGTTGAGTTGCCTGGATCTAATGGGGGCATTGTGTAGCCAGGCGACAGTAGTTGGTCAATTTTTCTCACATAGTCGCCATGAATTTGTGCAACAGTTGCTGTATTTTTCTCACACCTATCGGGTGCTGTTTTGAGTGCCTGGATTGAACCTAATGGGGGCATTGTGTAGCTAGGCGAAGTAGTTGCTCATTCTTTTTCTCACAAGTTGCCATGAATTTTTTGCACaactgttgctgttttttctcaCCCCATCGGGCGCTGTTTTGAGTCGCCTGGATCTGATGGCGGCTTTGTGTAGCCATGAGACAGTAGTTGCTCAATCTTTTTGTTAAAATAGTTGGTTACAATATATTTTTAAAGTTGCTTATCAGTTTTTGGCTGCTTTTTGGGGTTGCTTGGATCTGTAGGGGTAgttgtatatgtatatgacaGTAGTTGCTCAATTTTACTACTCATTTTGCAAGGAAATATAACATTAGTTGCTTTTTTGGGTAATTAGTTATTTTTATTGTCTTGTTGCTATAAGTTGCCTACCCAACATCCTGCAGTTGCCTAGATTCACCACCTAGTTGGCCCGAATAGCAGACGAGATGTCATTAGGAATAATAGGCATTTGTTTTGCAGTAGTCATGGTGAATGAAGTTAGGTGATGTTAAACAGAGGCACATTTTTCTGTACTCACCAATGATATTGTTGAATTCACTCATTTTTTTATGTGCAAGTATAATTGTTCTTCTAGGTCTTGTATTTTTTCCACCCAAAtgacaatttttttattttttgggtgTTGCACATTTTGTTTTACAGAATGGCCCGAAAAAGCAAGAGGATTGCGGGGAGGACTGATGGCGAAGCTGGAAATGAGGGAAACGAGGAGCTGGTCCAAACAACAAGCAATGTTCGACGCAAGCGCGAGCGAACAAATGAGAATCCTGTCCGGGGTGGACGGGCTGGGAAACGGGCCACTGATCCCGTTCCTCGTGATGAAGAAGGGAGGCAGACGAAACATGTGAAGAAAAGCAGAGACGAGGTATTTTATTAAAAAAACTTGAATTCGGTAGGGGGGCTAGGGGGGATGTTTTTGTTGTAGTTTATCTCAAGGCAGGGACATTAGGTATGTCTTTTCCTTGAATATGTATTGCTCAACGCTTGCTAGGTTTTTTGAATACTGGGTTTGCTATTTTTGTTCTTTTGTCATTATTTCCGCTTTATATAAAAAAACAATCATTTTTCATGTATTTTTTCACCACCAGATGCCTAGATAGTAGTACCAGTTGCCTAGTATAGTAGTACCAGTTGCTTTTTAATGTAGATGTAGTTGCTCAGTTTACCAGGCACAACAACCTTGCCTTATTTTTAGTTTTGAATTCTTCTGTTTTTCTCCACAGATTGGTACTAGTGCGCCGCCACCAAGGAACATGGCATCACCTTTTCAAGACTATTCACTCTAAAGGCTTCCCTCGAAGACCTTCAAAGGGGAGCCATATGTGATATAAGTTTTGGTGGCGTACTTGATATCGGCACGATAACAATGAAAGGAGATATCGTGAAGTTTGTCATGGATTCTTATGACCTGGAGTTGTCCCAGCTTGTTATACCTGAGAGGGGTAAGATCCCGGTCGACATAGACAGTGTTGAAAGGATATGGGGTCTGCCAAGGGGGCGGAACAAGGTTGGATATGAAATCGATCCAGATAGTAAAGTTTTTCAATGGGATGTTCAACATTCCTTCAGGGCCTGCGCCAACAGTGACCAAGTGGGTGGAGATGATAAAGGAGATGGGAGTTTCTCATGATGACACGTTCTTAAGCGCCTGGCTTGTCATTGTTTTCAGTTGTTTTCTTGCACCGACAACCAGCTTGAAGGTGTCACCGCCTGCCTATTCAGCTGCGTTGAACCCACGTGACATTGTGAATTCAGATGTTTGCCAGTTCGTTGTTGACCAGCTTAGAATTACTTTCATGGGTTTTCTAGACAAGAAGGATACTATATGTTGTTGCCTATTCCACCTAGTGGTAAAATGATCTGGATCCCCCGTTTTTTTTCTGGTTAATTGCCTTTCTTTTCATTGTTTTTATTCTTCAATAGTTTCAAGAAACTAACATGTGTCCTTCTTTTCTTTTGTTTGTGTTTTGGTCTGTGAGACAACTCATTTACCTCGACTCGCTAGATGTGGACTACAGGTCCATTTCCAAGGACTTTGTGGATGAGAGCACACCGAATATTCATCCATGGGTTAAAGCATGGAATGAGGGTCTCATCAGGGCAGTCATGAAGAAGGACATGATCATAAAGGGTGTATATGGAAAGCTGCGAGtaagttttttcctgtttttttccCATGCACATTTTTTCATGGTTGTTTAGCATGTAGAGCCTCATGTTTATCAAGTAGGCATGTAGTTTTGGAGGTGGACTTGCTCACTAGTAGGTTTTGTAGTTGCCCATAATCAGAGGTGGACTTGCTCTAATTACGGTTGGGAGTTGCCCATCTGCATAGTTGTAGTTGCCCTATTTTTTGTAGTTGCTCATCAGCAGGATACATTTGGAGTTATATGTTGTTCGGTCCAAAGAGTTACTTATGGGGTTTTCCAGTTGTTAGTGTCCTTGTCCATGTACCAAGTTTCCTTGGAGTTGCCCAACAATATGCATGCTATTGCCCTAATTTAGTCAGGCAATTGCTAAACCTCACAATAAAGATCATTTTTGTTTATTTGTTAATTTTAAATGTTCCCACTTTTTTCCTGGCTGTTGATTTCTCACACCTGCCCATGAACACAAATAGTTGAAAACTGAGTTCTCAAGGTGTGCTCAAGATAGCCTGTTTGGGAGCATGGATCATATCCAGAAGTTTGTTGCTGCCAAGTTGCCCTAGAATTACGAGATCAATATATGTTCTTTTCTTTTGCTTTCTAGTATCCGACACTTTTTTATGCGAAGTTGATAATGAAATGTATGTTTTTCTATGTACTCATCATTTCTACTGCTCTTGTTTTGTTGTTTTGCAGAAACAGAAGAAGTGGTCGGTGTTGGTACACAACACGTGCTATGAAATATCTTCCCAAGTGGGGAAGTTTGTGCTAGGTGTTGGCAAGCTGGATGAGGGGGATGATGTGCAGCCATGAGTGCTTCCAGGGTTCCAGATGCACGTCAACCAATTATGAAGGAAAGGCATAGAAGAGCAGTGGCAACTCCTAAAGTGAAAGATgttgcaaggaagaagaaaggaaagggcAACAGAACTCGTGATGAGGAGAGGCTTTTGTtgtctgatgatgatgatgaggaaaTGGAGGAAGAGGAACTAGGACTTtcagatgaagaggaagaggaggaaggagattACGACGAAAAATCTGGAGATGAGGACGCATCTGATGGGGAAGGTGATGATGACAACGTCgttgaagaagatgatgatgatgacagtTTGTAGAGCAGCCCACCAACAACAACAGAACCTGGTGACAATGAGCGCATGGATGTCGACGAGAATgaaaaggagggagagggggttgaggaggagggggaagaggggggtgatgatgaggaggaagaagatgatgatgaggaggaggaagaggaggatgacaaggaggaggaagaggaggatgacgcggaggatgaggaggaggaggaggaggaagaggcaaATAATGAAGACAAGGACAAAAATGAGGAACACAATAAGGGAAATGAGGAACAAGAGAAGGAAGAGGTTCAAAAAGAGGAGAAATAGGAGGATGAAAAGAAGGAGGACGAGAAGGAAGAGAAGGATGAGCTCAGAAGGACGAATGTGAAGATGAAGAAGAGaaggatgaggaggaagaaggtggtGTGGGAGGGAAGAAGAGGGAAGACGACAAGGATGATGGTGGGATGGGCGGCAATGCTAGTGCTGACAAcatgatacgtctctaacgtatctattatttttgattgatccatgctatattatctactgttttggacattattgggcttcattatccacctttatattatttttgagactaacctattaaccggaggcccagcccagaattgctgtttttttgcctattttaggatttcgaagaaaaggaatatcaaacggaatgaaaccttcgggaacgcgatttttttctcactgaacatgatccgggagacttggaccctacgttaagaaacaaaggaggaggccacgaggtaggggggcacgcctacccccccaggaccgccctccaccctcatgggccccctgttgctccaccgacgtactccttcctcctatatatacctatgtacccccaaacgatcagagacggagccaaaaccctaatttcaccgctgcaactttctgtatccatgagatcccatcttggggccttttccagagctccgccggagggggtatccatcacggagggcttctacatcaacaccatagcccctccgatgaagtgtgagtagttcacctcagatctacgggtccatagttattagctagatggcttcttctctctttttggatctcaatacaatgttctgcccctctcttgtggagatctattcgatgtaatcttctttttggggtgtgtttgttgagaccgatgaattgtgggtttatgatcaagtctatctatgaacaatatttgaatcttctatgaattcttttatgtatgattggttatctttgcaagtctcttcgaattatcagtttggtttggcctactagattgatctttcttgtaatgggagaagtgcttagctttgggttcaaccttgcggtgtcctttcccagtgacagtaggggcaacaaggcacgtattgtattgttgccatcgaggataacaagatggggttatcatcatattgcatgagtttatccctctacatcaggtcatcttgcttaaggcgttactctgttttcatgaaatcaatactctagatgcatgctggatagcggtcgatgagtggagtaatagtagtagatgcaggcaggagtcggtctacttgtcttggacgtgatgcctatatacatgatcatacctagatattctcataactatgctcaattatgtcaattgctcaaaagtaattcgttcacccaccgtaaaataattatgctcttgagagaagccactagtgaaacctatggccctcgggtctatcttcatcatattaatcttccaatacttagttatttcctttgattttactttgcttttattttactttgcatctttatcataaaaataccaaaaatattatcttatcatatctatcagatctcactgtcgtaagtgaccgtgaagggattgacaaccccttatcgcgttggttgcgaggagttatttgctttgtgcaggtacgagggactcgcgcgtagcctcctactggattgataccttggttctcaaaaactgagggaaatacttacgttacgttgctgcatcatcctttcctctttggggaaatccaacgtagtgctcaagaggtagcaagaaggatttctggcgccgttgccggggagtctacgcaaaagtcaatataccaagtacccatcacaatccttatctcccgcattacattattttccatttgcctctcgttttcctctcccccacttcacccttgccgttttattcgcccttgctctctctctctctatcctccctctcttactctattcgcctcttttccgtttgcttgtcgttatggctagtcccttatcttctccgttgtctcccgagaatgaaattctaaattttaagcaaagggagggagaaactctaaaagacgcttggtatagaatttgcaatgctcaaaatagatctaccaggaagcaatctacttccgttcttcttcgcaatttttatgtaggcgctactccttggcacagatatgtccttgatactattaccggagggaacttcttgggtagccatacttttgattcttataatgctatggtagatttgtttggctcaccccctcttttggttaatgggactgtattaactttggagcatgtaatgcaaaggctcgaaatcattgaaaataaggttgtcaccgtagagttaattgaaaatttggataaaaagatccacaaccgaatctctcaatatggatctaaagtaggagtcactttgaaaaatattagagagaaggaacccatagttaatgagaaaataaatcacgattccactagaatcgataaacttgaggatattattaccaacttgggaacctctttttcttccgtaaataatactccaagtcctcccactaaaattgccaaacttatgtatgttcctaaaaataagggtgaatcctctagtaaggaaactgcggatctcaaatctataagtattcatcgcaatctttttgctatcattaaggaaccatttgttacaaattaaTTTTTCGATCTtttgcctaaaagtttgatactaaataaaaagaaagaaattcctaaaaaTGGTAGATGCCTCACTGAAGAATtgccaaccaaagatggcaatacctagatatatccttgctttttattcctagctaggggcgttaaacgatagcgcttgttgggaggcaacccaattttttttattccttgccttttgctcctgtttagtaataaataatttatctagactctgtttaggttgtgttttttgtgtttaattagtgtttgtgccaagtagaactgttgggaagacttggggaaagtcttaatatcttgctgtaaaaaactgaaactttagcgctcacgagaactgctgccatttttatttggaaagtgatatttagttaattatttttgaagatgattaatagataaattcctcacgtccagaattttattttagaatttttggggttccatatcttgcgctagctacagattactacagactgttctgtttttgacagattctgttttccgtgtgttgtttgcttattttgatgaatctatggatagtaaaatagtttataaaccatagagaagttggaatacagtaggtttaacaccaatataaataaagaatgatttcattacaataccttgaagtagtcttttgttttctttcgctaacgaagcttacgagattttctactttaagttttgtgttgtgaagttttcaagttttgggtaaagatttgatggattatggaacaaggagtggcaagagcctaagattggggatgcccatggcacccccaagataatctaaggacacctaactcttttcgtctacttctgtcggtaactttacttggagctatatttttattcaccacatgaccacatgatatgtgttttgcttggtgcgtcttgtatgatttgagtctttgctttttagtttaccacaatcatccttgctttacaaaactttttagagagccatacatgatttggaatttgttagaatactctatgtgcttcacttatatctttttgagtaATATAATTTTGCtgtagtacttcacttatatcttttagagcacggtggtggatttgttttatagaaactattgatctatcctgcttcacttagattattttgagagtcttaaatagcatggtaatttgcttaaataatcctaatatgctaggtgttcaagattagtaaattttttcttatgagtgttttgaatactaagagaagtttggtgcttgatgattgttttgagatatggaggtaataatatcaaagtcgtgctagttgagtagttgtgtatttgagaaatgcttgtgttgaagtttgcaagtcccgtagcatgcacgtatggtaaacattatgtagcaaatttgaaacatgaggtgttatttgattgtcctccttatgagtggcggtcggggacgagcgatggtcttttcctaccaatctatccccctaggagcatgcgcgtagtcttggtttttgatgacttgtagatttttgcaataagtatgtgagttctttatgactaatgttgagtccatggattatacacaccctcacccttccatcattgctagcctcttcggtaccgtgcattgccctttctcacattgagagttggtgcaaacttcgccggtgcatccaaaccccgtgatatgatacactctttcacacataaacctccttatatcttcctcaaaacagctaccatacctacctattatggcatttccatagccattccgagatatattgccatgcaactttccaccatttcgtttatcatgacacattcatcattgccatattgcttagcatgatcatgtagttgacatagtatttgtggcaaagccaccgttcataattctttcatacatgtcactcttggttcattgcatatcccggtacaacgccggaggcattcatatagtcatcttttgttctagcatcgacttgtaatcattgagttgtaaataaacagaagtgtgatgatcatcattttctagagcattgtcccaagtgaggaaaaaaagggagaaatgccataaaaaagagaaaggcccaaatgaaaaaatgagagaaaaagagagaaggcacaatgttactatcctttgccacacttgtgcttcaaagtagcaccataatcttcatgatagagagtcttttgttttgtcactttcatatactagtgggaaattttcattatagaacttggcttgtatattccaacaatgggcctcctcaagtgccctaggtcttcgtgagcaagcaagttggatgcacacccacttagtttttttgttgagctttcatacagttatagctctagtgcatccgttgcatggcaatccctactccttgcattaacatcaatcgatgggcatctccatagcccattgattagcctcgttgatgtgagactttctccttttttgtcttctccacgtaaccccctcattatattctattccacccatagtgc from Triticum urartu cultivar G1812 chromosome 3, Tu2.1, whole genome shotgun sequence encodes:
- the LOC125548810 gene encoding MADS-box transcription factor 34-like, whose product is MVGRAAAPKRRAGNGRTKIAIRRIEKKGARQVCFAKRRQGLFNKANELAVMCGAQVAAVTFSDGGKAFSFGHPSAEAVVDRFLAGGGALVQGAAADDDELKKLHQLHGELRTRLKEVKARKGRVVEAMAKERAAGDQFAVWLDPELGDIGEEELMAFAAELMVARAAVSDRAYQVLLEAQNVSRMLQAPPPPQQQLFGCSTFEFGGSSSGNAGMGMQQMQMVMPSTQGFAVGMHMHQMSMAMPPPPGLAYGVDLQQMHMSVPPSPVFGAGTEMQQMIMAMQPQPVFAADTEMQQAAMAMPPPPEFPVGMAMPPPPGVAAGMKMVQQGPGMNMGFPY